AATAAACCTGTAGGTTTAAATTGTAAAAATATAACTATTAATGCAAATATCATTACTCTTGCCATACTTGTTGTCGCAAAAAAGTTGATTGTGTTTGAAAGAGGCAAAGGCAAGTCTGGCCATATTGATAAGAGCCTTCCAGCTCCTATTAAATCTGTCATGATTCCTATTCCAAAGGAAGCAAGTACAGTTCCTAATAAATTACCTACTCCTCCAAGCACTACAACCATAAAACAACCAACTATGTAATTTCCTCCAACATTTGGCCCCACAGAACCTAAAAGTGATACTGCCACTCCAGCAACTCCTGCCAAGCCAGATCCTATTCCAAATGTAATTACATCCACTTTTTCAGTCGATATTCCTAGGCAATCGCTCATTTGACGATTCTGAGTTACTGCTCTTATACGCATCCCCCATGCACTTTGATTTAGAAATAATGTAATTGCTATTACAGAGATTAATGTAATCACAATTATCATTAGTCTTGTTTTAGGAAATGCAGTGCCAATAATTTCTACTTGACCTCTCATCCATGCAGGTGCTGTTACATCAACATTACGAGCACTTGCTCTACTAAGTTTGCTTATAGAAGATGAGATTACACCACCAGTCAGAGCACCACTTAAACCAGCAAAAATCCAAGAACTAAATTTAAAATATTTGAAATTGATTGATTCTTTTATTTTTGAAGGGAATATTGTTGGTAAAAATAAACCAATTATTAAACTTATAATTAAACCTGTCCCATAGGCTAATGGCACACTTCTAACAAATTGTTGAAGAATTAAGCTTACACCCCATGTAGCAAGAAGTGTTTCTAATGGACTTCCATAAAGCTTTCTTATTATTGTTTTTTCTAATAGAATACCTACTACACCACTAACTATGAAAGCAAAGAAAATTGAAACTATGATATAGGAATTATAGTAAGGTTTTAAGATGGGTAATTTGAAAATTAATTGTGTAACGTATGTTGTGTAGGCTCCAAGCATCATAAGTTCACCATGGGCTAGATTTATTACACCCATAAGCCCAAAAACAATTGCTAGTCCTAAAGCAGCAACAAGTAGTACAGATCCGATTGCTACACCATTAAAAAGACTATCTAGAAGTAACTCCAATTTAAAATTTAAAAATAGAAAAATTTGATTATATAAAATAAAAGGAGGTGTTAACCTCCTTTTATTTTGAAGTATGAGTTTAAATTTAATTAAAGCTTATACTTTTCTCCTTTTGAAGGATCTGTCCAATCACATGCATATCCTTTCGAGCTTGGATGCTTTTGGTTCCATGCTTGAGGAAGAACAACTCCTGTCTCTTCAAGAATTGTAAATCCACCTTCTGCATTGATTTCTCCAATTCTTACTGTTTGAGAGAGGTGGTGATTTGGCATAACTTCAACAGGTCCTTGTGGGGCATCAAACGTTTGTCCAACTAATGCCTCCCTTACTGCGTTGTCGTCGAATGTTCCAGCATCTTCAACTGCCTGTTTCCATAGATAAACCATATTATATGCTGATTCTTGAGGGTCAGCTACAACACGATCAGCTCCCCATCTTTTCTTGAAACTTTTAGCAAATTTTTTAGATGCAGGAGTATCAATTGACATCATGTAGTTCCATGCACCATAGTGACCTTCAAGGAATTCAGGACCAATAGTACTAATCTCTTCTTCCGCAATAGAATAATTCATTACGTAGTAGCCACTTGAAGGAGTAATTCCTGCGTCTTGGATCTGTTTAAAGAATGCAACGTTTTGGTCACCATTAAGTGTGTTAATGATAATTCCACCTTCAGGCAAAGCTTTTTTGATTTTTGAGATAATTGGAGCGACTTCAGTATTTCCTAATGGAAGGTAATCTTCTCCAACAACTTTACCGCCTAGCTGTTTTACCTGAGCTTTTGTAATTGTGTTGGAAGTTCTTGGGAATACATAATCTGAACCTACAAGGAAGAAATCTCCACCGGCCGCTGGAGAACGTTTATACATGAAATCTGTAGCAGGTTCTGACTGTTGATTTGGTGTGGCTCCTGTGTAGAAAATGTTGTTAGAACATTCCTGGGCTTCATATTGAATTGGGTAGTAAAGGAATGCATCCTTTGATTCGTAGACTGGTAACATTGCTTTTCTACTTGCAGATGTCCAACCACCAAATACGACAGGCACACCATCTTGGTCTATAAGTTTCTTGGATTTTTCAGCAAAAGTCGGCCAGTCAGAGGCTCCATCTTCAACTATGTACTCAATCTTGTAGCTTTTACCGCCAACTGTTACTCCGCCGGCAGCATTTATCTCTTCAATAGCCATTTTTTCAGTGTCAACAAGAGTTGATTCGGAAATCGCCATTGTTCCAGATAACGAATGCAAAATACCAACGGTTACAGTGTCATCGAAACTTCCGGAGGTTCCACCTCCACCACACGAAGTTGCTGTGACCGCGAGTGAGGCAGTAGCTAATCCTGCCAAAATACGCCTTGAAATTCTCATGAATTCGTTTAAATTAGGTAAATGATCCTCATTAAGGGGATAAAGTAAAAGTTATTAACGAGTGGCAATTACTTTTGTATCTGTCGTAACTTTTTGTTGAATCCAATATATAACTTATTATTATTTTTCTAGTCTCGATGATTAGGTATTTGCAATTTTAAAAATTGCGTTACTTCTTCAACGCCTTTGCCGTTACTTAGGTTCGTAAAAAACCAGGGTTTTCCCTTTCTCATTAATTCTGTATCACTTTTCATAATATTTAAATCTGCACCAACCATATTTGCTAAGTCAATTTTGTTTATTATTAACAAATCTGATCTAGTTATTCCGGGTCCACCTTTCCTAGGGATTTTGTCTCCTGCAGATACATCAATTACATAAATTGATAAATCTACAAGTTCTGGACTAAAACTAGCAGCTAAATTATCGCCTCCACTTTCTACAAAAATAAAATCTAAGGGATTATATTTATTTTCTAAATCAACTACTGCATTTTTATTCAAGGAACAATCCTCTCTTATTGCTGTATGAGGACAACCACCTGTTTCTACACCAATAATTCTTCCTTCTTCTAAAACTTTTTTATTTATAAGAAAGTTAGCATCTTCCTTAGTGTAGATATCATTAGTAACAACTGCTATCTCATAATTTTTTTTGAGACTTAAGCATAGAGTCTCTACTAATGCAGTTTTCCCTGAACCGACAGGCCCAGCAACTCCTACTCTCAATTTACTACTCATAAATTAATTTCTAAAAAGTTTTGTATATAGGTCTTTATGATTTTGTTGTGCCATAGCTAAACCTACATTGCCAAAATAGATGTCATCAATTTCTTTGTCCATAATTTCCTTAGAAACTGTAGAAATTATTTCTAGTAAATCTTTTTGAATTAATTGTGCTTTTGTTGAACCCATAGGAATAAGCCTTAAAGTTGCACTTAGTTGATTGGCACTCCATGCATATAAAAAATTCTCTACCATCTCCAATTTCGTAATTTCAAAAGAATAACAGGCCCAACTCCATGCTAAAGACCAAGAATTTTTTTTGTTTTTTTCAAAGAGATATTCAAATCCAAATTCTTTTGTTAAATTAAAAAGAGATTCTGACATTTGAAATTGTTGTTCTCTTATTTCGGCAGAATCCTTACTTGAGAGGATCCATTTATCCAAACTTAATAACTTTTGCAAATTATTTTTTATATTTTTTTTGTTTTTTATTTCATTGAAAATTTCAAAAAAATCTAATAATAGTCTTGCATCAAGTCTAATCTGGCCAATTAATAATTCATTCGTAATAAGATCTTTAACATACTCAGGTTCTTTTATATTTTTGCTATCAAAAAAACTTTCAAATCCCTCAGAATAACAAAATCCTCCAACGGGTAAATTAGGACTTATTAATAAATACTTTAATAAGTGACTTTCATTCATGGTAATGAGCTCCTGTTTCAGGAAAAAATTTTTTCTTTGTATTTGTTATGTCAACATTAAAATTATTAAGCATATCCTCAATAACGTAATCACTTTTTGTTAAAAGAATTTCTTTATCAATTTCTACTTCTACGTGTCTATTGCCTAAATGATATGCAGTTCTAATAAGTTCAAAATTAGAATCTGAACGTATTTCGATTAAATTTTCTTTTTTTGCAATTATCTCTACATAAAAGTTGGACTCATTCGTTGAAAGTATATCTCCATCATTTAATTTGCCTTTTCTAGGTAATTGTAAAAATACTTCTTGATCGCAATCAGTTATTCTTTTGCCTCGTAAGATTCGTCTTTCATCAGCACTTAAAGTAAGTTTTAAAAATGAACCTAATCCAGGTTTATCCTTAATCCAATCAGTTACAACAATTTGTTTGTTTATTCTCATAATCAAAATTTTTAGTTACTTTAATTTAGTAATTAAAGAAAACAATTTATGATTAAAACTTCATGGGAAGGTAATTGTTTCTTAAATTTTTTTAATAATAATGCAAGTTTGGGAAATGTTGATAAAACAATCTTTAAATCTAAATCAACTTCTCCTTATAAATTATTGAAGTCTACTAATGATCAAGAAGGCCGATGCATTTTACCTATTCTTCATACAGCAGGTGGATTGGTTGGAGGAGATTTGCTTGAATTTGAAGCAAATCTTGAGAAAAACTCTAAGGTTTTGTTAACCACTTCTTCAGCTCAGAAAGTATACGGATCGGTAGGCAGATCTAAAATTAATCCAGAGGGAGTTTTTTCTAAGCAAAAAAATCATATAACCATTCATGATAATTCTCATTTGGAATATCTCCCTCAAGAGACAATTATTTTTGCAAATGGTCTTTATGATCAGAAGTTTAAAGTATGTATTTCAGAAACTTCAAGTTTTTTATTTACTGATTTAATAAGACTTGGAAGATCTTCTTCTGGAGAAGCCATTGAAAATGGAGTTTTTAGATCCAAATTAGAAATTTTAAGAAACAACGATTTATATGATGATTGGGAATATGTTGATCAAATTGAATTATCTAAAGCGAGTTATGAAGCAAAGTCTGGCATGGATTATATGCCTGTCTTTGGATCCTTAATTTGGATTTGCGAAAAAGATTTTTCCAAATCAAAAATCAATAATTTAGTAGAAAACATAAAAAATATTTTTAAAGAAAGTGTAAGTCAATTATCTATAGGAATTCTTGAAAATGGTATTTCTGTACGATTCTTAGGGAGTTCTTCTCAAGATGCTAGGAAATGTTTTTTTTGTATTTGGAAACAAATTAGGTCTATTTGTGGATTTTGTGAGCCAAGATATCAAGGTGTATGGCCTTTACAAGATTCTATGAATTATTAATTATGTTCAGAGAGAACATTTTTTAAGATTTTATAGATTAATTTTTTATTATGCATCTTTCACCTCAAGAAAAGGATAAATTATTAATTTTTTCAGCTGCACTTTTAGCTGAAAGAAGACTTAATCGAGGTCTGAAGCTTAATTATCCTGAAACGATTGCTTTTTTAAGTTTTCAAGTTCTTGAAGGGGCAAGAGATGGCAAAAGTGTAAGTCAATTAATGTCTGAAGGAACTACTTGGCTTTCTAAATCACAAGTTATGGAGGGCATTCCTGAAATGGTTGATGAGGTTCAAATAGAAGCAGTTTTTCCTGATGGGACTAAATTAGTTACTATTCACAATCCGATTAATTAGTTATGAGTAAATTAATTCCTGGCGAAATAATTACTGAACAAGATGAAATCGAATTAAATCTTGGTAAGGAAGTCAAAACAGTAACAGTTTCGAATTCTGGAGATAGACCAGTGCAGGTTGGATCTCATTATCACTTTTTTGAAGCTAATAAGGCGTTAATTTTTCACCGAGAAGTAACACTTGGTATGCGTCTTGACATTCCTGCAGGAACAGCAATTAGATTTGAACCAGGAGATACAACAGATGTCAAATTAATTCCATATTTAGGTTTAAGAAAAGTATATGGTTTCAATTCATTAGTTAACGGTTCTTTAGATACTTAAAATTATGTCCTATAAAATTGACAGAAAAACTTATGCTCAAACTTATGGACCCACAATTGGGGATAGAGTAAGGCTTGCTGATACGGAACTATTTATAGAAGTAGAGAAGGATTTAACTATTTACGGAGATGAAGTTAAATTTGGCGGAGGTAAGGTTATTCGAGATGGGATGGGACAGTCTCAAGCGACTAGAGAAGATGGGGCTGTAGATACTGTAATAACTAATGCTTTGATTGTAGACTGGTGGGGAATAATTAAGGCCGATGTTGGTTTAAAGGATGGAAAGATTTTTGAAATAGGCAAAGCAGGTAATCCTGATATTCAAGATAAAGTAAATATTGTTATTGGTGCCTCCACAGAAGTAATAGCAGGAGAGGGGCATATTCTTACTGCTGGATCAATAGATACCCATATACATTTTATATGCCCCCAACAAATTGAGACAGCATTAGCTTCAGGAATTACAACTATGCTGGGAGGAGGAACTGGACCTGCAACAGGCACAAATGCAACTACCTGTACTCCTGGTTCTTTTCATATTTCTCGAATGCTTCAATCTGCAGAAGCATTCCCCATGAATTTAGGATTTTTTGGTAAAGGAAATTCAACAAACGAGAGGAATCTTATTGATCAAGTTGAAGCTGGTGCATGCGGATTGAAGCTGCATGAGGATTGGGGAACGACTCCATCCACAATAAATTCTTGTCTTAATGTTGCAGATAAGTTTGATGTTCAAGTTTGTATTCACACTGATACTTTAAATGAGGCAGGCTTTGTTGAAGATACCATCAATGCTATTGCAGGACGAACAATTCATACTTTTCATACAGAAGGAGCAGGTGGAGGTCATGCACCAGATATTATTAAAATTTGTGGAGAAAAAAATGTTCTTCCAAGTAGTACTAATCCAACAAGACCCTATACGAGAAATACATTAGAGGAACATCTTGATATGCTAATGGTTTGTCATCATTTAGATTCTAAAATTCCAGAAGATATTGCATTCGCTGAATCAAGGATCAGAAGAGAGACTATTGCGGCGGAAGATATCCTACATGATTTAGGTGCCTTCTCAATTATCGCTAGTGACTCTCAAGCTATGGGGAGAGTAGGTGAAGTAATAACAAGAACTTTTCAAACTGCTCATAAAATGAAAGTACAAAGAGGTCCGTTAGCTCAGGATTCTGATAGGAACGATAATTACAGAGTAAAAAGATATATTTCCAAGGTTACAATTAATCCTGCAATAGCCCATGGTATTAATAAGTATGTTGGGTCTATAGAAAAGGGAAAAATTGCAGATTTGGTATTGTGGAAACCTTCATTTTTTGGGGTTAAGCCCGAATTAGTTGTTAAAGGAGGTTCGATAGTTTGGTCCCAAATGGGTGATGCAAATGCTTCAATTCCAACCCCAGGTCCTGTACATGGGAGACCTATGTTTGCAAATTTTGGACAATCCCTCATTAAGAGTTCCTTCACTTTTTTAAGTAAAAATTCAATAGATCAAGATATTCCTAAAAAGTTAGGATTACAAAAGAATTGTATCGCTGTAGAAAATACAAGAAATATCAATAAATCACATTTAAAACTTAATAGTAAACTGCCAAATATTTCAGTTGATCCTCAAACTTACGAAGTTTTTTCCGATGGAGAACTTCTTACTTGTGAACCCCTTGATGAAGTCCCAATGGCTCAGAGGTACTTTTTGCTTTAGAAGTTTTTAATTAATTCTTTTTCGCTTGTCTTTATATCTTTTGAACCAGCAATAGCTAAATCATCCTGGAGTTTGTTCTCACAAGATAGAACTCTTGACCAACTTGGTAACTGCTGTGTAGTAGGGGAAGCTAGATAATCTTCTGTAGCAGGTCTTAATAGTTTTGCAAATTTTTGTACTGATAGCTCTTCTTCATGCCTATCGTATGGAAGTTGATTAACCGCTGAATCTAATCCAAATTGTTTTACTCGATCTTCTCCAACTCTTTTGTAAAGAACTTCTAAAGTTGCTAGTTGAGTGCTAGTTAAGGTCTCGGCCTGATGTTCCATAAGACCTCTTAAAACACTTGAAAGTATTTCTGTACACATTTTTTGCAATCCTTCTTTAGAAGAATCACCAATATTCTTATGTTTATGGTCAAATAAACCTAGGTCAACTTGCGCTATTTTGGAGGTCCTTACGTTTCTATAAACCTCTGATAATAAACCTATTTCTAAACCCCAGTCACAAGGTATTCTTAAATTCATGGCAAGGTCTTTAGTAAAAGCAAACTCACCTGCTAATGGATATCTAAATGATTGTAGATAGTGTAAAAAGGGCCCTTTCCCGACTAACTGCTCAAGACTTGCTAATAAGGGACCCACAAATAATCTTGTTGCCCTACCTTGTAATTGATTTGTTTCTAAAGATAACCTACTGTAAAAAGCTTTTACATAAGATATTCCATACGATTGATCTAGAAGTGGAAGTATCATTTTTGAAGGATACAAAGGACTAAAAGTTCTTATATCAGCGTCAAAAAGAGCAACAACGTCTGATTTTCTAGTTGCGACTCCTATGCCTTGCCATACAGCCCACCCTTTACCAGGAGTTCCTAAAAGTTCCAACCCATTTTTTTCTTGGTTTTTTAACAGCTCTATTACGTAAGGAGAATTAGTCCATTGAACGTGAACTGGGAATGGCATTGAGTCAAAAAATGATTTAGCCGCTTTAACTTGATCAACAGTTTTTGCAGAGAGAGCTATAACTAATTCATTTAAGCCTGTAAGGTTTTTTAAAACTTCTCTTATATCTTTTAATGCTGTGCGTTCAAATTCTTCAAATAAGCAAGGTATTAGAATGCTAGTTGATCTTTTTTTGAGACTTTTGTTTAATTCTATAAGTAAATCGCTAGTTACTCCATATTCATGTATTGTTGTGATTAAACCTTGTTGAAAGTCCATTTTCTAATTGATGTGCAGAATAGTGTTAATACTTCAATGATTTTTTCAAAGTGAAGCAAATTGATTCAGAGAAAAAATTAGATAGATTAAAACTTTATAAATTGTTGAAAACAATTTATTCAAATAATACTACAGAAGAAATTAATTTTATTTCAAATCAATTATTACAGATTTTAGATGATTTCTCAGAGAAATATGCTTATGAAGAAATAAGTAAAAAAGAAAGGTGGAATCAATCTCATTCGGTTTTAATAACTTATGCAGATAGTATTTATAAAAATGGGGAGGCAACATTAATTACTCTTCGAGAATTGTTAAGTAAACATTTTGGCAGCCTTTCGAAAGTTGTACATATTCTTCCTTTTTTGAAATCGACAAGCGATGGGGGTTTTGCAGTCTCAAGTTATGATTCCCTAGAAGAAAAATTTGGCTGTTGGGATGATCTCAAAAGTATTTCTAAAAATCATTTTTTAATGGCTGATTTAGTACTAAACCATGTTTCATCATCTCACCCATGGGTTCAACAATTTATTAAATCCAAAGAACCAGGAATATCAAATGTTTTTTCACCAGAACAAAATCTTGACTGGTCAAATGTTGTTAGACCAAGAAGTTCATCATTGTTTTCTCTAATAAATACTGAAGATGGTCCTAAACAAGTTTGGACAACTTTTGGTCCAGATCAAATAGATTTGAATTGGCATAATCCAAAAATGACTCTTGAGTTCTTAAATTTAATTATTACTTATTTATCTAATGGAATTAAATGGTTTAGGCTTGATGCTGTAGGTTTTATTTGGAAGGAATCTGGAACAACATGCTTGCATTTGCCAAAAGCACATTCAATTGTAAAAATTTTAAGACTATTATTAAATAATCTTCTTGAAGATGGAGTTTTAATAACAGAAACTAATGTTCCTCAGAAAGAAAATTTATCTTATCTTATTCCAGAAGATGAAGCACATATGGCTTATAATTTTCCGTTACCTCCTCTCCTCTTGGAGGCGATTATCACTTCAAGAGCTGATATTTTAAACTCATGGATTTTTGATTGGCCAAAATTACCTGACGATACTACTCTTTTTAATTTCACTGCATCACATGATGGTGTTGGGTTAAGAGCTCTGGAAGGTCTAATGAATCAGCAGAGAATTAATAATTTATTAATTAATTGTGAGAAAAGAGGAGGACTAGTAAGTCATAGACGTTTATCAAATGGTGATGATAAACCTTATGAATTGAATATTAGTTGGTGGAGCGCAATGGAAGACTCGAGTAGAGATTCTAATAGATTCCAGTTTGAGAGATTTATCTTGACTCAATTATTAGTAATGGCCCTGAAAGGTATACCTGCCTTTTATTTGCCAGCATTACTTGCTTCAGAAAATGATATCAAAAGTTTTTCTATGACAGGTCAAAGAAGAGACCTGAATAGAGAAAAATTTAAACAAGACAATCTTTTATCTGTTTTAAATAATCCAGAATCTTATGCTAATAAAAACCTAAAATATCTTCGTAATGCTATGGATCTCAGGTCAGAACTAAAGCAATTTCATCCTTGTTCAGAAATGAAATGTTTGTCTAAAGGTAGAAGCGATATTGTTGTCTTAAAAAGAGGTAAAGGTCCTGATTCTGTTTTTGCAATCCATAATATGACAGAAAACAAGATTAATTATCAATTGAATGATATTGATTTACCAGAAATAAAAGATAATCATTTTAATATGCGAGATTTTTTAACATCCACTAAATACAATTGGAAAAATATTAGTCTTGACCCTTTTCAAGTTATTTGGCTAGGTGTTATTTAAAATGATTGAGAATTCTTCACTTTGGGTTGTTACAGACGTAGATGGTACATTAATGGATCACTCGTATGATTTAACACCTGCTAAAGAAACTATAAAAACACTACAAAAATTGTCAATTCCTGTAATTCTTTGTACAAGCAAGACAGCATCTGAAGTAGAGGTTATTAGAAAGCAACTAAATTTAAAGGATCCTTATATTGTTGAAAATGGTGCAGCGATATATGGTGAATATCTTGAAATGGTTAATGGAGAAATTATCCTTGGGAAAAAATACGAATTACTTGAAGAAATTTTAAACTTTATTTCTAAAGAAATTGATTACAAACTTATTCCACTTAATAATCTCACTGATAAAGAAGCGACTCAGCTTACAGGCTTAAAAGGCAATTCATTGAACTTAATGCGTGATAGGCATTGGAGTATGCCTTTTCTAAATCCTCCCAGTTGTTTAGAAGAAAAAATTAATATCTGTTGTAAAAAGTTTGAAGTTGATATTTACAAAGGAAACAGAATGAGTCATTTATTATCTACAAATTCGAATAAAGGAAAGGCAATTAATGCTCTTAAAAAATATTCAAATATTCAAAAAGTTGAAATTATAGGTTTGGGTGATTCTCCAAATGATTTGCCATTACTTTTAAATTCAGATATAAGGATTGTTATTCCGGGGATAGATGGACCTAACTTGAATTTACTTCAAAAATTAAAAGATTTTGAATTTACTTTGGCTTCTGAACCTAATGGATATGGTTGGAAAAATGAAATTAATAAATTGATAAATAAGAGAGAACTAATTTAGAAACATGGAAGATTTAGATATTAATTTTTCTCTTGATAAATTTGAAAAATTAATTATTGATATTGGTTGGGAGTCCTCGGAAGATTGGTTCAATTTTTGGAATAATCAAAAAAATATTCTTTCAATTGATCAATATTGGAATAATAAAGTAAATGATGATTGGATTTGGGGTTTGGCTTTGCCTCTTTTATCTCAGGCTTACATATTTCAAAAGAAATTTTCTGATAGAAAAATAATTGGGATTTCAGCTCTCCCTGGTACAGGTAAAACAACATTAGGTAAATGGCTTGAAGCAATATCGTTAAAATTAAATTTCAAAATTTCTGTTATTTCAATAGATGATTTTTATCTCCCTTCAGATGAAATGAAATTAGCCATTAAGAATAATCCTTGGAATGTTTCAAGAGGTTTTCCTGGTAGTCATTCAATAAAATTAATGCATGAAAAATTATTAAATTGGAAAAAAAATGGAGAATTAAATGTACCTGTTTTCGACAAATCTTTAAGAAATGGATTAGGAGATAGATCCCATTGGAGGTTAGATAATCCTGAATTATTAATTATTGAGGGATGGTTTTTGGGAATAGAGCCTTCCTCTAGCGATGTTAATCACCAACATATAATTTCAGCAGAGTTGAGTCCTCAGGAATCTTCTTATATAGGTAATATTCAATCTAATTTAAATAAATATTTAGATGTTTGGAGTTTAATAGATAATATTTGGCACTTAAAACCTTTGAAATTTGAATATATGAATACTTGGAAAACAAATCAAGAAAAAGAAATGCTTTTACAGAAAGGAAACGCCCTTAAAGATGTAAAATTAAATAATTTTTTGAGAATGCTTAATGTTTCCATTCCTCATAAAAGTTTTGATGTTATAAATTCTTATGCGTTGTTATTAATTGATCAAGAAAGAAATTTACTTGAGACTAGATTAAATTTGTAGTATTTTTTGAATTTTTTTTTTCAGTAATTTTTTATACATTTTTTGTGTATCCAATTAGTGTTAAATAGTGTTTAATTTGTTGTTCAGAGATGGTTGAGTTCACTTACAAAAATGAAGGTTGTAGAATGGTAGTCTTAAGATGTATTGGTCCAACAAATTTTTTTTTAGAGAGAGTATTGTTCCCGACTGACATTCTTACTTTTATGGCCCCAAACGACTCTAGAGTTGAAATCTGGGGAAATGAATTATATGGCCCTAAGTTGGAAGAAAGAATAAGAGTTTCATCTGATAATGAGGATTCGAGTTTAGTGGCCTAAAATCAAAATCATGAAATTGTCTTCGAGTCACAATCTTTTACAAATAACTAATTTTTATTGATATTATCAAACTAGTTTGGTTTTAATAATGTATCAATTTTCTTCTTTTGCAATAGGAAGTTTTGTTCCCTCAGCCGCTATTGCAGGAGTTTTACTTTTAGTTGGTTTAGGAGCCTTCTTTTATCTTGGGATCAAAGGACCTACCTATTATTAATA
This window of the Prochlorococcus sp. MIT 1314 genome carries:
- the ureG gene encoding urease accessory protein UreG, which gives rise to MSSKLRVGVAGPVGSGKTALVETLCLSLKKNYEIAVVTNDIYTKEDANFLINKKVLEEGRIIGVETGGCPHTAIREDCSLNKNAVVDLENKYNPLDFIFVESGGDNLAASFSPELVDLSIYVIDVSAGDKIPRKGGPGITRSDLLIINKIDLANMVGADLNIMKSDTELMRKGKPWFFTNLSNGKGVEEVTQFLKLQIPNHRD
- the ureE gene encoding urease accessory protein UreE, which produces MRINKQIVVTDWIKDKPGLGSFLKLTLSADERRILRGKRITDCDQEVFLQLPRKGKLNDGDILSTNESNFYVEIIAKKENLIEIRSDSNFELIRTAYHLGNRHVEVEIDKEILLTKSDYVIEDMLNNFNVDITNTKKKFFPETGAHYHE
- the ureC gene encoding urease subunit alpha; amino-acid sequence: MSYKIDRKTYAQTYGPTIGDRVRLADTELFIEVEKDLTIYGDEVKFGGGKVIRDGMGQSQATREDGAVDTVITNALIVDWWGIIKADVGLKDGKIFEIGKAGNPDIQDKVNIVIGASTEVIAGEGHILTAGSIDTHIHFICPQQIETALASGITTMLGGGTGPATGTNATTCTPGSFHISRMLQSAEAFPMNLGFFGKGNSTNERNLIDQVEAGACGLKLHEDWGTTPSTINSCLNVADKFDVQVCIHTDTLNEAGFVEDTINAIAGRTIHTFHTEGAGGGHAPDIIKICGEKNVLPSSTNPTRPYTRNTLEEHLDMLMVCHHLDSKIPEDIAFAESRIRRETIAAEDILHDLGAFSIIASDSQAMGRVGEVITRTFQTAHKMKVQRGPLAQDSDRNDNYRVKRYISKVTINPAIAHGINKYVGSIEKGKIADLVLWKPSFFGVKPELVVKGGSIVWSQMGDANASIPTPGPVHGRPMFANFGQSLIKSSFTFLSKNSIDQDIPKKLGLQKNCIAVENTRNINKSHLKLNSKLPNISVDPQTYEVFSDGELLTCEPLDEVPMAQRYFLL
- the urtA gene encoding urea ABC transporter substrate-binding protein, whose amino-acid sequence is MRISRRILAGLATASLAVTATSCGGGGTSGSFDDTVTVGILHSLSGTMAISESTLVDTEKMAIEEINAAGGVTVGGKSYKIEYIVEDGASDWPTFAEKSKKLIDQDGVPVVFGGWTSASRKAMLPVYESKDAFLYYPIQYEAQECSNNIFYTGATPNQQSEPATDFMYKRSPAAGGDFFLVGSDYVFPRTSNTITKAQVKQLGGKVVGEDYLPLGNTEVAPIISKIKKALPEGGIIINTLNGDQNVAFFKQIQDAGITPSSGYYVMNYSIAEEEISTIGPEFLEGHYGAWNYMMSIDTPASKKFAKSFKKRWGADRVVADPQESAYNMVYLWKQAVEDAGTFDDNAVREALVGQTFDAPQGPVEVMPNHHLSQTVRIGEINAEGGFTILEETGVVLPQAWNQKHPSSKGYACDWTDPSKGEKYKL
- a CDS encoding urease accessory protein UreD, whose product is MIKTSWEGNCFLNFFNNNASLGNVDKTIFKSKSTSPYKLLKSTNDQEGRCILPILHTAGGLVGGDLLEFEANLEKNSKVLLTTSSAQKVYGSVGRSKINPEGVFSKQKNHITIHDNSHLEYLPQETIIFANGLYDQKFKVCISETSSFLFTDLIRLGRSSSGEAIENGVFRSKLEILRNNDLYDDWEYVDQIELSKASYEAKSGMDYMPVFGSLIWICEKDFSKSKINNLVENIKNIFKESVSQLSIGILENGISVRFLGSSSQDARKCFFCIWKQIRSICGFCEPRYQGVWPLQDSMNY
- a CDS encoding urease accessory protein UreF, with protein sequence MNESHLLKYLLISPNLPVGGFCYSEGFESFFDSKNIKEPEYVKDLITNELLIGQIRLDARLLLDFFEIFNEIKNKKNIKNNLQKLLSLDKWILSSKDSAEIREQQFQMSESLFNLTKEFGFEYLFEKNKKNSWSLAWSWACYSFEITKLEMVENFLYAWSANQLSATLRLIPMGSTKAQLIQKDLLEIISTVSKEIMDKEIDDIYFGNVGLAMAQQNHKDLYTKLFRN
- a CDS encoding urease subunit beta, with the protein product MSKLIPGEIITEQDEIELNLGKEVKTVTVSNSGDRPVQVGSHYHFFEANKALIFHREVTLGMRLDIPAGTAIRFEPGDTTDVKLIPYLGLRKVYGFNSLVNGSLDT
- a CDS encoding urease subunit gamma, with translation MHLSPQEKDKLLIFSAALLAERRLNRGLKLNYPETIAFLSFQVLEGARDGKSVSQLMSEGTTWLSKSQVMEGIPEMVDEVQIEAVFPDGTKLVTIHNPIN
- a CDS encoding ABC transporter permease subunit; this translates as MELLLDSLFNGVAIGSVLLVAALGLAIVFGLMGVINLAHGELMMLGAYTTYVTQLIFKLPILKPYYNSYIIVSIFFAFIVSGVVGILLEKTIIRKLYGSPLETLLATWGVSLILQQFVRSVPLAYGTGLIISLIIGLFLPTIFPSKIKESINFKYFKFSSWIFAGLSGALTGGVISSSISKLSRASARNVDVTAPAWMRGQVEIIGTAFPKTRLMIIVITLISVIAITLFLNQSAWGMRIRAVTQNRQMSDCLGISTEKVDVITFGIGSGLAGVAGVAVSLLGSVGPNVGGNYIVGCFMVVVLGGVGNLLGTVLASFGIGIMTDLIGAGRLLSIWPDLPLPLSNTINFFATTSMARVMIFALIVIFLQFKPTGLFPQKGRMVEN